One Chitinispirillales bacterium genomic region harbors:
- a CDS encoding DUF1848 domain-containing protein, producing the protein MSKNLGLIKNVAITECDKLKIAQNLSKIAHENDFVIDTCAEDIDLSSFGIKHALCIDNRLVERIIGYSLDVTKDKCQRLECGCVASVDIGAYNSCLNGCLYCYANYSKEIVERNRKNHNQLSPLLIGEVSKNYVVKDRKTESSKIMQQSLFR; encoded by the coding sequence ATTTCAAAAAATTTAGGGCTTATTAAAAATGTTGCTATAACAGAGTGTGATAAATTAAAAATCGCACAAAATTTAAGTAAAATTGCTCATGAAAACGATTTTGTAATTGATACTTGTGCTGAAGATATTGATTTGTCTTCATTTGGAATAAAACACGCGTTGTGTATTGACAATCGTCTTGTTGAGCGAATTATCGGCTATTCTTTAGATGTAACAAAAGACAAATGTCAGCGACTTGAATGTGGTTGTGTTGCAAGTGTTGATATAGGCGCATACAATTCTTGTTTGAACGGATGTTTGTATTGTTACGCTAATTACAGCAAAGAAATTGTAGAAAGAAATAGAAAAAATCATAATCAATTATCGCCTTTGCTTATAGGAGAAGTGTCAAAAAACTACGTAGTAAAAGATAGAAAAACGGAGAGTAGTAAGATAATGCAACAAAGTTTATTTCGATGA
- a CDS encoding PLP-dependent aminotransferase family protein, producing the protein MQFAKSIEKLRASEIRQLMKLANDPSIISFSGGMPNNDLFPVEVMENITKNLSQSAKKTAFQYGPTDGFSPLIESLSNYLESRGAVLEGNRILITTGAQQAINLITKVLVDPNDRILVEAPSFIGAIAAFNSYEACVDGVTIDDEGIDVVALKNAMNTGARPKFLYVIPYFQNPAGAIISPKRKKQLIEFINEYDLPVLEDDPYGELWFDEEVKDWVKPMKAVLKDNEKIMYVGSFAKILGPGFRLGYMLAPNELVEKCELAKQSQDACSSTYTQVLADAYLRSGRLNPYLEWLRPHYKKRAQIMLEALEKYMPKDAGISWTTPHGGFFVWATLPENMDSSEVFKTAVKNGAAFVIGKAFDPKGIKNNGMRLAFSGAPEEKIDMGIKIIADAVKSVLK; encoded by the coding sequence ATGCAATTTGCAAAATCCATAGAAAAATTAAGAGCTAGCGAGATTCGTCAACTTATGAAATTAGCAAACGATCCCTCAATAATCTCTTTTTCAGGCGGAATGCCCAATAACGATTTGTTTCCGGTGGAAGTTATGGAAAACATCACGAAAAATCTTTCGCAAAGCGCAAAGAAAACGGCGTTTCAGTACGGTCCGACGGACGGATTCTCACCTCTTATAGAATCGTTGTCAAATTATTTGGAAAGCAGGGGAGCCGTACTTGAAGGAAACAGGATTCTAATAACGACGGGTGCGCAGCAGGCGATAAACCTCATAACTAAAGTCTTGGTAGATCCAAACGACAGAATACTGGTGGAAGCCCCGTCGTTCATAGGTGCGATTGCGGCTTTTAATTCTTATGAGGCCTGCGTTGACGGGGTGACTATCGATGACGAAGGAATAGACGTCGTTGCGCTCAAAAACGCTATGAACACAGGTGCGAGACCTAAATTTTTGTACGTAATTCCTTATTTCCAGAACCCGGCGGGCGCGATTATTTCGCCAAAACGCAAAAAGCAGCTTATAGAATTTATAAACGAATACGACTTGCCTGTGCTTGAAGATGACCCGTATGGAGAGTTATGGTTCGATGAAGAAGTGAAAGACTGGGTAAAGCCGATGAAAGCGGTTTTGAAAGATAATGAAAAGATTATGTATGTTGGAAGTTTCGCCAAGATTCTGGGACCGGGATTTCGATTGGGATATATGCTTGCGCCGAATGAATTAGTAGAAAAGTGTGAATTAGCCAAGCAGTCCCAAGACGCATGCAGTTCTACTTATACGCAAGTTTTGGCGGATGCGTATCTGCGTAGCGGGCGGTTGAATCCGTATTTGGAATGGCTGCGTCCGCATTACAAAAAAAGAGCGCAAATTATGCTTGAAGCGCTTGAAAAATACATGCCAAAAGATGCCGGGATATCTTGGACGACTCCACACGGCGGATTTTTTGTTTGGGCGACTTTACCCGAAAACATGGATTCAAGCGAAGTTTTTAAGACAGCCGTAAAAAACGGCGCGGCTTTTGTCATAGGAAAGGCGTTTGACCCGAAAGGAATCAAAAACAACGGAATGCGTTTGGCGTTTTCAGGTGCGCCGGAGGAAAAAATTGATATGGGAATCAAAATAATAGCGGATGCGGTGAAAAGCGTACTGAAATAG
- a CDS encoding site-specific DNA-methyltransferase: MRQYTHEEYVNWQRECLKEMFRLIKDDGAIFYNHKWRVQDGLLQDRQDIVDGFPVRQIIIWKRKGGINFNPGYFLPTYEVIYLIAKPKFRLADKANAFGDVWEFKQEMKNEHPAPFPIALIDRIISSTNAQIVLDPFMGSGTTAVVAMGLSRNYIGIELSPDYCDMAEKRISKNKIQKEC; the protein is encoded by the coding sequence TTGCGACAATATACCCATGAAGAATATGTTAATTGGCAAAGAGAATGTCTTAAAGAAATGTTTCGCTTGATAAAAGATGACGGAGCGATTTTTTACAATCATAAATGGCGTGTTCAAGACGGTTTACTGCAAGACAGACAGGATATTGTTGACGGGTTTCCTGTTCGGCAGATAATCATATGGAAAAGAAAAGGCGGTATAAATTTTAATCCCGGGTATTTTCTGCCTACGTACGAGGTCATTTATTTAATTGCAAAACCCAAGTTTAGACTTGCCGACAAGGCGAACGCTTTCGGAGATGTTTGGGAATTCAAGCAAGAGATGAAAAACGAACATCCGGCGCCTTTCCCAATTGCGCTTATAGATAGAATAATAAGTTCTACTAACGCACAAATTGTATTAGACCCGTTTATGGGAAGCGGAACTACCGCCGTTGTTGCTATGGGGTTGTCTCGCAATTACATAGGAATTGAGTTATCGCCTGATTATTGCGATATGGCCGAGAAAAGAATTTCTAAGAATAAAATACAGAAGGAGTGTTAA
- the bioB gene encoding biotin synthase BioB encodes MSDLFSKLQKTIDSLRPIDEETAMEVLNIDNVDFAMLLGYANKLRVKTQGDNISICAIMNAKSGSCSENCAFCAQSAHSEAQAEIYPMRDSKTIAKIHGEISRDTHCFGVVTSGEGLNDEDIDVLIKAIKEDKNGVEWGASLGIISDEQLLKLKNAGLTRYHHNIETAKSFYSQICTTHDWNLRADMAKRVKKVGLNLCCGVILGVGESKKQRVEAAMEINQIQSDTIPLNFLIAIKGTKLQDIPPMQPLDILKTVAMFRFVNPESDIKVAGGRVHLRQLQSMVFFAGASSMISGSLLTTPNCSTGSDRKLLADLELGLKNYDNI; translated from the coding sequence TTGAGCGATTTATTTTCAAAATTACAAAAAACTATAGATTCTTTGCGGCCGATTGACGAAGAAACGGCTATGGAGGTCTTGAATATCGACAATGTCGATTTCGCTATGCTTTTGGGTTATGCAAACAAACTTCGCGTGAAAACGCAGGGAGATAATATTAGTATTTGCGCGATTATGAATGCCAAAAGCGGTAGTTGCAGTGAAAATTGCGCCTTTTGTGCGCAGTCGGCTCACAGTGAAGCACAGGCTGAAATATATCCTATGAGAGACAGTAAAACAATCGCAAAAATCCATGGCGAAATTTCGCGGGATACGCACTGTTTCGGCGTTGTAACATCTGGTGAAGGACTTAACGACGAAGACATTGACGTTTTGATAAAGGCGATAAAAGAAGATAAAAACGGCGTAGAATGGGGTGCGTCGTTAGGGATAATTTCAGACGAACAACTTTTGAAACTCAAAAACGCAGGTTTGACGCGATATCACCATAATATTGAAACGGCGAAGAGTTTTTATTCGCAGATTTGTACAACGCACGATTGGAATCTTAGAGCGGACATGGCAAAGCGAGTGAAGAAAGTGGGATTGAATTTGTGCTGCGGAGTGATTTTAGGGGTAGGAGAGAGCAAGAAACAGCGCGTAGAGGCGGCTATGGAAATAAATCAAATCCAAAGCGATACTATTCCTTTGAATTTTTTGATTGCGATAAAAGGAACAAAACTGCAAGATATACCGCCTATGCAGCCGCTTGACATTCTAAAAACCGTGGCTATGTTTCGCTTTGTAAATCCTGAGTCGGACATTAAAGTTGCGGGGGGGAGAGTACATCTGCGACAGTTACAATCTATGGTGTTTTTTGCAGGAGCGAGTTCTATGATAAGCGGTTCTCTTTTGACTACTCCCAATTGCTCGACGGGAAGCGACAGAAAATTGCTTGCCGATTTGGAATTGGGCTTGAAGAATTATGATAATATATAA
- a CDS encoding methyl-accepting chemotaxis protein yields MVVCVDKEKCRNCHQCVSACPSKICQYSDTGTHVSVEHDLCIGCGQCIDACPWGARLIVDNFNVWMDELNAGMPMIAVVAPAIAATFPDGDYLRFNSWLKSIGIKAVFDVSFGAELTVKSYLEYIRINNPKVVIAQPCPAIVSYIELYRPELLPYLAPADSPMLHTVKMIKRYFPQYVDHNILMVSPCIAKAREFKATKQPIYNVVMKSFEKYINENEISLSDFPQSDYDNPPAERACLFSTPGGLMETALRWNSDLKRNIRKIEGVNTIYHYLDNLKNDIDNGYAPLIIDCLSCEHGCNGGSGTSHRDSSPDYLEFQIEKRKERMRQTYLEHVQNTGITVSDDAEIQKQVLEVVDKYWEKGLYDRKYENRSNHNLHLNFSDLELKPYFEMLLKTTEEDVINCCSCGYDSCRAMALALANKVANPSNCHYFLHHALKQANKGSEDAVEKFKISLENLFDNKGNLTGFASVMKSIDDIARQTSMLSINASIEAARAGAAGKGFAVVAKYVGELAKNTKNETDKMRNLLSKLKGVMNKEINDFVEKTKVKV; encoded by the coding sequence ATGGTTGTTTGTGTCGATAAAGAAAAATGCCGTAATTGTCATCAATGTGTTTCAGCCTGTCCGTCAAAAATATGCCAATACAGCGATACGGGGACTCATGTAAGCGTAGAACATGATTTGTGTATCGGCTGTGGTCAGTGTATTGACGCTTGTCCGTGGGGGGCAAGATTAATTGTGGATAATTTTAACGTTTGGATGGACGAATTGAATGCTGGTATGCCGATGATAGCTGTTGTCGCTCCTGCAATAGCGGCTACATTCCCTGACGGCGATTATCTTCGCTTTAATTCATGGCTTAAATCAATCGGAATAAAAGCGGTTTTCGACGTAAGTTTCGGTGCGGAATTGACTGTAAAAAGTTATTTGGAATATATTCGGATTAATAATCCCAAAGTCGTGATAGCTCAGCCGTGTCCGGCAATTGTGAGTTATATCGAATTATATCGTCCCGAACTTTTGCCTTATTTGGCGCCTGCGGATAGTCCTATGCTGCATACGGTGAAAATGATAAAACGATATTTTCCTCAGTATGTTGACCATAATATTCTTATGGTTTCGCCGTGTATTGCGAAAGCCCGTGAATTTAAGGCGACTAAACAGCCGATTTATAATGTAGTTATGAAGAGTTTTGAGAAATATATAAATGAAAACGAGATTTCTTTAAGCGATTTTCCGCAGTCCGATTACGATAATCCGCCGGCGGAGAGGGCGTGTTTGTTTTCTACTCCAGGCGGACTTATGGAAACCGCTTTGCGTTGGAATAGCGATTTAAAACGAAATATCAGAAAAATCGAAGGCGTAAATACGATTTATCATTACTTGGACAATTTGAAAAACGATATTGACAATGGATATGCGCCGCTGATTATCGATTGTCTTAGTTGTGAACACGGTTGTAACGGCGGATCGGGAACATCTCACAGAGATTCTTCTCCGGATTATCTTGAATTTCAAATAGAAAAAAGAAAAGAACGGATGAGGCAAACGTATTTGGAACATGTTCAAAATACGGGAATTACCGTATCTGACGATGCAGAGATACAAAAGCAAGTTCTTGAAGTGGTCGATAAATATTGGGAAAAAGGACTTTACGACAGAAAGTATGAAAATCGTTCCAATCATAATCTCCATCTGAATTTTTCGGATTTGGAATTGAAACCTTATTTTGAAATGCTGTTAAAAACTACGGAAGAAGATGTTATTAATTGTTGTTCGTGCGGATATGATTCTTGCAGAGCGATGGCGCTTGCGTTGGCAAATAAAGTAGCGAATCCGTCGAATTGTCATTACTTTTTACACCATGCTTTGAAGCAGGCTAATAAAGGAAGCGAGGATGCCGTTGAGAAATTTAAAATTTCGTTAGAAAATTTATTTGATAATAAAGGAAATTTGACGGGTTTTGCTTCCGTTATGAAATCAATAGACGATATTGCGAGGCAGACGTCAATGCTTTCAATAAACGCGTCTATTGAGGCGGCCCGCGCCGGCGCTGCTGGAAAAGGGTTTGCCGTTGTCGCCAAATATGTCGGCGAGTTGGCGAAAAACACAAAAAATGAAACCGACAAAATGCGTAATCTTTTGAGCAAACTTAAAGGAGTAATGAATAAAGAAATCAACGATTTTGTTGAAAAAACCAAAGTTAAAGTTTAA
- a CDS encoding zinc ribbon domain-containing protein, with protein sequence MKEEQEGIKQKFAETGISDRAEKREFVRQISVMQITDKTPEKSEFQKIIEPSYEQKNFCEKCGKQINISAEFCRFCGHPQETLKQLQS encoded by the coding sequence ATGAAAGAAGAGCAGGAAGGAATAAAACAGAAATTTGCAGAAACGGGAATAAGTGACCGCGCAGAAAAAAGAGAGTTTGTGCGACAGATATCAGTAATGCAAATAACAGATAAAACTCCTGAAAAATCTGAATTCCAAAAAATTATAGAGCCTTCGTATGAACAAAAGAATTTTTGCGAAAAATGCGGGAAACAAATAAATATATCCGCAGAATTCTGTAGATTTTGTGGTCATCCTCAAGAAACACTGAAACAATTACAAAGTTAA
- a CDS encoding DEAD/DEAH box helicase, with product MKYKDYELDGFQEDAIKALDGGLSVLVSAPTGCGKTLIAEYAVEKSLKESKKVIYTAPIKALSNQKYRDFRLRFGENSVGIQTGDLTINSSAPILIMTTEIFRNMILEQSNRLNNVLYAIFDEVHFIDDEERGTVWEESIILAPENIRFLCLSATVPNIDELADWMQSVRGSKFEVIKEGKRIVPLKYHLFSGKYGEISIKFLKKMFIADKKRRRKLMFTKPSSRRVIEHVISRDGVPVLYFSFNRKACELNAVKNSRLVLLSEEEKNRLSVMIEELINSYEVEGYAKLKQMKSLWKVGIAYHHAGIIPSVKEIVERLFSTGLIKLLFCTETFALGVNMPARSVIFDDIEKFNGVEFEYITNRSYLQMSGRAGRRGMDKEGNVYCHIVPEITECKEVERLFFGDSEPIRSRFVAQYSTILSLYSRYGENAFEIFRKSLRNFNNGNFILSSSYQKEEDQIRKRLEFLQSEGFLNGQELTPKGKLAMMVSGYEIQAAQLYYTRCFDKLTPEKICVLLGSVIYEQKKKNTCASEELPESFKMSNDGEKVIRKLREKELKFGIKNPIRLLDFSFAAVTFSWVSGCDLAKIGSFGVPEGDIIRYFRMIVQLLRTIKVSINDEIIIEKLNNAIRLINRDAVDAETELVKVLPTGVEPVSSV from the coding sequence ATGAAATACAAAGATTACGAGCTTGACGGATTTCAGGAAGACGCCATAAAAGCGTTAGACGGCGGACTTTCGGTTTTGGTTTCTGCGCCGACCGGTTGCGGAAAGACGCTGATTGCGGAATATGCCGTAGAGAAATCGTTAAAAGAAAGTAAAAAAGTTATTTACACCGCACCTATTAAGGCTTTGTCCAATCAAAAATACCGCGACTTTCGCCTACGCTTCGGAGAAAATTCTGTCGGCATTCAAACGGGCGACCTAACGATAAATTCGTCCGCTCCGATTTTGATTATGACTACAGAGATTTTCAGGAATATGATTTTAGAGCAGTCAAATCGTCTTAACAATGTTCTTTATGCGATATTTGACGAAGTCCATTTCATTGACGACGAAGAACGCGGTACGGTTTGGGAAGAAAGTATAATTTTAGCCCCCGAAAATATACGTTTTTTGTGTTTGTCGGCGACTGTTCCAAATATTGACGAACTTGCCGATTGGATGCAATCGGTGCGCGGCAGTAAGTTTGAGGTTATAAAAGAGGGCAAGCGGATTGTACCGCTGAAATATCACTTGTTTTCCGGAAAATACGGCGAAATATCAATAAAGTTCTTGAAAAAAATGTTTATTGCCGATAAAAAACGCAGACGTAAATTGATGTTTACTAAACCGTCCTCAAGAAGAGTGATTGAACACGTAATCTCAAGGGACGGCGTTCCGGTGCTTTATTTTTCGTTTAATAGAAAGGCATGTGAGTTGAACGCCGTTAAAAATTCAAGATTAGTTCTTTTAAGTGAAGAAGAAAAAAATCGCTTATCGGTTATGATTGAAGAATTAATCAATTCTTACGAGGTGGAAGGCTATGCAAAATTGAAACAGATGAAATCGCTTTGGAAAGTCGGAATTGCCTATCATCATGCAGGGATTATTCCATCGGTAAAAGAAATTGTCGAGCGGCTTTTTTCAACGGGACTTATTAAACTTCTTTTTTGCACGGAAACGTTCGCATTAGGGGTGAATATGCCGGCAAGATCGGTAATTTTTGATGATATTGAGAAGTTTAACGGTGTGGAATTTGAGTATATTACGAACCGTTCTTATTTACAAATGTCGGGACGCGCCGGACGACGCGGAATGGATAAAGAGGGAAATGTTTATTGTCACATAGTTCCTGAAATTACCGAATGTAAAGAAGTTGAGCGGTTATTTTTCGGGGACAGCGAACCTATAAGAAGTAGATTTGTCGCTCAATATTCAACGATTTTGTCGCTTTACAGCAGATACGGAGAAAACGCCTTTGAGATTTTCCGCAAGAGTTTGAGAAATTTTAATAACGGCAATTTTATTCTTTCGTCATCTTATCAAAAAGAGGAAGATCAAATTCGCAAACGTTTGGAATTTTTGCAGAGTGAGGGATTTTTGAACGGACAAGAATTGACTCCGAAAGGAAAACTCGCAATGATGGTTAGCGGGTATGAAATTCAAGCGGCTCAACTTTATTACACTCGTTGTTTTGACAAGCTTACACCGGAGAAAATTTGTGTTTTGCTCGGTTCTGTAATTTATGAGCAGAAAAAGAAGAATACATGTGCAAGCGAAGAATTGCCGGAATCTTTTAAGATGTCAAATGACGGCGAGAAAGTAATTCGTAAATTACGGGAAAAAGAATTAAAATTCGGTATAAAAAATCCTATTCGTTTGCTTGATTTTTCGTTTGCCGCCGTAACGTTTTCGTGGGTAAGCGGTTGCGATTTGGCAAAAATCGGTTCTTTCGGCGTTCCGGAAGGCGATATTATTCGCTATTTTAGAATGATAGTTCAATTACTGAGAACTATAAAAGTATCTATAAACGATGAAATAATAATTGAAAAACTGAACAATGCTATACGATTGATAAACCGTGACGCGGTTGATGCGGAAACTGAATTGGTAAAAGTACTCCCGACAGGAGTCGAACCTGTGTCTTCGGTTTAG